The Caldalkalibacillus thermarum genome window below encodes:
- the flgB gene encoding flagellar basal body rod protein FlgB: MLLFSPTFGLVEKALDASALRHKALASNIANVDTPFYKRRDVSFEAELQRAVRRGQTLSAYRTDPRHIPFKHQTLAEPQIVIDRHTTYNHNGNNVDLDVEMAELAKNQIKYHALVDRANGHFKKLKTVINEGR; this comes from the coding sequence ATGCTACTATTTTCCCCCACCTTTGGTCTCGTTGAAAAAGCCCTTGATGCCTCTGCCTTAAGACATAAAGCACTGGCCAGCAACATTGCCAATGTGGACACGCCCTTTTATAAACGGCGAGATGTGTCTTTTGAGGCAGAATTACAGAGGGCTGTTCGTCGAGGTCAAACATTGTCTGCTTACCGGACTGATCCCCGGCATATTCCATTTAAACATCAAACATTAGCTGAACCCCAGATCGTGATTGATCGCCATACCACGTACAATCATAACGGCAACAACGTGGATCTGGATGTTGAGATGGCTGAGCTGGCCAAAAATCAGATTAAATATCATGCCTTGGTCGACAGAGCCAACGGTCATTTCAAGAAGTTAAAAACTGTGATCAATGAGGGGAGATAG
- the codY gene encoding GTP-sensing pleiotropic transcriptional regulator CodY, giving the protein MDLLTKTRRINSMLQRVAGPVNFREMADVLCEVIGANVFVVSRKGKLLGYAIAQEIENERMKQMLEERKFPAEYSEGLLKIQETSANLDINSPYTAFPVEMKDVFKDALTTVVPIVGGGERLGTLVLGRVNERFEDDDLILAEYGATVVGMEILHERSEEIEQEARSKAIVQMAISSLSYSELEAVEHIFEELDGKEGLLVASKVADRVGITRSVIVNALRKLESAGVIESRSLGMKGTYIKVLNEKLLDELEKIKNS; this is encoded by the coding sequence ATGGATTTATTAACAAAAACAAGAAGGATTAACTCAATGCTCCAAAGAGTTGCAGGACCTGTCAACTTTAGAGAGATGGCCGATGTATTATGTGAAGTGATTGGAGCTAATGTATTTGTTGTGAGCCGCAAAGGGAAACTGCTCGGTTACGCCATTGCCCAAGAGATTGAAAATGAGCGCATGAAACAAATGCTGGAAGAGCGCAAATTTCCGGCTGAATACTCCGAAGGGTTGCTTAAAATCCAAGAAACATCCGCCAACCTGGATATTAATAGCCCATACACTGCATTCCCTGTGGAGATGAAGGATGTTTTTAAAGATGCACTAACCACAGTCGTTCCCATCGTAGGCGGCGGTGAACGGCTTGGAACCCTTGTGTTGGGGCGTGTGAATGAACGTTTTGAAGATGATGATCTTATTTTGGCAGAATATGGTGCCACCGTTGTTGGCATGGAAATCCTGCATGAACGTTCTGAAGAAATCGAGCAGGAAGCCCGCAGCAAGGCTATTGTACAGATGGCGATCAGTTCCCTGTCTTACAGTGAACTTGAAGCTGTAGAACATATTTTTGAAGAGTTGGATGGGAAAGAAGGATTACTCGTTGCCAGCAAGGTTGCTGACAGAGTTGGCATTACACGTTCTGTCATTGTGAATGCCTTGCGCAAACTGGAAAGCGCAGGGGTTATCGAGTCCCGCTCTTTGGGAATGAAAGGAACATATATTAAAGTTTTAAACGAAAAGCTGCTGGATGAACTTGAGAAAATCAAAAACTCCTAA